The Hippoglossus stenolepis isolate QCI-W04-F060 chromosome 1, HSTE1.2, whole genome shotgun sequence DNA segment ACACAGTCAGCAATGGTGGCCGGGCCACCTCTGGCCCCGCAGTGGGTACTTCAGCTATCTCTGCCCCTCTACCTCAGCTCAGTAACCTGACTGAACTGGGAAACTTCTCCATGATCAACAGCAATGTCATCATTGAAAATCTTCAGAGCACCAAAGTGGCTGTGGCCCAATTCTCCCAAGAGGCCCGTTCCACTGTGGGCCCCAGGGTAGCAGTGCCAGCACTGATGGAGCAACTCCTGGGcctacaacagcaacaaattcacCAGCTGCAGCTTATTGAGCAGATTCGCCATCAGATACTGCTACTGGCCTCCCAGTCCCCAGAAATGCAGGTGCCCCCAACTTCAGCTCCAGGCACAATGGGGCCTGCTGCCAGCCCACTGACCACACTCAGCTCACATCTCTCCCAACAGCTGGCTGCAGCCGCAGGCCTAGCGCAGAACCTGGCTAGTCAGTCAGCAAGTATTAGCAGCTTAAAACAACTGGCTGCGGCGGCACAGCTACCTCAGCCCAACCCAAGCACCAGTGAGACATCTCAAAGCATTAGCACACTGGGGCCATCAACAATCAATGCCCAGTCCTCTGACAAGAGGCCGAGTCATATGAGTAGCCTCCACTCTCAGCTCAGCAACTCCTCACTAGTTAAGTCATCCAAGCCAGCATTTGGAATAGGTAGCTTGTTAAGCTCTGCAGTCAATCCCCTTCTACCTCAGCCCCCTCCTGGAAACCCCATGTTCTCCAGCTCTCTGCCGAGTGTGGGCAGCACTGTGGAGGACCTCAACTCTTTAGCAGCTTTGGCCCAGCAGAGGAAAGGCAAGCCACCAAATGTCACCTCATTTGAACACAAGAGCAGCTCGGAGGAATCTTTTTTCAAGCATAAGTGCAGGTTTTGTGGCAAGGTGTTTGGGAGTGACAGTGCCTTGCAAATCCACCTGCGCTCCCACACTGGCGAGAGACCATACAAGTGTAATATCTGTGGAAACCGCTTCTCCACCCGTGGTAACCTGAAGGTACATTTCCAGCGTCATAAAGAAAAATACCCACATATCCAGATGAACCCCTACCCTGTTCCTGAGCATTTAGACAACATACCGACCAGCACTGGCATTCCATATGGCATGTCTATGCCCCCTGAGAAACCTGTCACCAGCTGGCTGGACAGCAAACCAGTTTTGCCCACTCTGACTTCCTCAGTCGGTATGCTGCTGCCACCAACCATGCCGAGCCTTCCACATTTCATCAAAAAGGAAGATCATTCAATAGCCATAACTAGCCCTTCTGTTACTGCAAAGAGAGACTCAGGTTCTGCTGAGCCTTCAGCTAAAAGTAATGATGGAGTGTCTGAAGAGGGTGAAGGTGCGACTCTGCCTACCTCAAATGAGAAAACCGAAGAAGGCAGCCACTCCTCATGCTTCATGACAAATTTAAGCTCTGCTTCAGAAAGTACAGCTGAGTACACAACGTCAAACAGCCCGCCCATGATGACCAACCCACTTATGCCCCTTATGTCTGATCAGTTCAAGGCTAAGTTCCCCTTTGGAGGCATTCTGGAGCCTCTCCATGGGTCAGAGACCTCCAAGCTTCAGCAGCTTGTGGAAAACATTGACAGGAAGGTGACAGATCCAAACGAATGTGTCATCTGTCACCGGGTGCTGAGCTGCCAGAGTGCTCTGAAAATGCACTATCGCACTCATACTGGGGAAAGGCCCTTTAAGTGTAAAGTCTGTGGCAGGGCATTTACCACCAAGGGGAATCTTAAGACCCACTACAGCGTCCATAGGGCCATGCCTCCTCTCAGAGTTCAACACTCCTGCCCGATCTGCCAGAAGAAGTTCACAAATGCTGTGGTTCTACAGCAACATATTCGCATGCATATGGGTGGACATATCCCCAACACCCCTCTGCCAGAGAGCTACCCGGAGTCCATGGTCTCTGACACTGGCTCATTTGAGGAGAGAAACTTTGATGATTTGGACAACTTCTCTGATGACAACATGGAAGGATTAGAGGAGGGCCCTGATAGCAGTGTGCCAGACACACCCAGGTCAGCTGATGCCTACCATGACAGTCTGTGTAACTCCCCAGCTCCCCCTGAAATGTTTGGCCAAGAGGGGGAAGCAAGAAATGGTAATGCTCATAGTAATGAAACAGAGGAGCTACATGCCAGCCACATGAAGGTTATGGCAAATGGCTTAGTCGAGGGGGATTGCCTCACCAATGACTCCTCGTCACTGGGAGGAGATGTTGAAAGTCAAAGCGTCGGGAGTCCAGCTGTGTCAGAATCTACCTCCTCCATGCAGGCGCCATCCCCCACTAACATGCAGCCCCAACCACGTAAATCCCCCAGCCTTGAAGAAAGGCAGCAGAGGGTCTTATCCTTTGAGCACACAAGTGCAAACTTCTTGCACTCTCATCCCTCTAACATTGGAGCCTTGGACCTGACATCTGTCAATCCCTCAAAAGACCCCATGGGTATGTTATTCCCCTTTCGTGAGCGTAGCATCATCAAGAACACATCATGTGACATCTGTGGGAAGACATTTGCTTGTCAGAGTGCCTTGGACATTCACTATCGAAGCCATACCAAAGAACGACCATTTATTTGCACGGCCTGTAACAGGGGTTTCTCCACAAAGGGCAACCTCAAGCAGCACATGCTGACCCATCAAATGAGAGACCTGCCCTCACAGCTGTTTGAGCCGTCAAACACCAGCCTGTCCTGCAGCCCaaccccttctctcctctctgttgtctctATTAACAAGCCTGAGATCAATGGCTTCCTCCATTGCCTCCACCCTGACAAGGACATGCCACCAGGACTGGTCACAtcatctgcctcctcttccccaGTGCTTTCCGGTGCTCCACCACGCAGGACACCCAAACAACACTTCTGCAACACCTGCGGGaagtgtttctcctcctccagtgctCTGCAGATCCACGAGAGAActcacacaggagagaaaccctTTGCTTGCAGTATCTGTGGCCGGGCTTTCACCACCAAAGGAAACCTCAAGGTAAATGTCGAAATAATCTAGAAAATCGTTGGTCTCTTAAAAGTTCGTGCTTGAGAATGTTTGGGAAAAATTTGTCTCCAAGCTGCTATTTAGTTTCATATGTCGTGTCAGTGCACTAGGCATCAAGAGGTGGTGATGTTGTATAATTAATTAAAGGAGCAGCCCTGTGATAAAAATTGCCTTAGTGGAAAGGCTGAATCACGCAAGTAATATGATTATTGGATAGAAACTCCAGAGTGTGGTTGGCTGGTAATGACTCACCGCTCAGAATTAAGTATCACAGGCAATCAATGTAAGCAAGTCAATCGGAATTTTTGCCAGATCAGATTTTAAGAAAAAATGCCGCAGGTCTAAATCTTTAAGAATCCCATCTGCTCAGTGATCTACTAAAACTTGCGAAAATTATGTTGACTAAACAAAAAAGGTGACTTTTTTTCTGACTGGGTCAATACGTATCTATAGTGAGGAATTTGAGatacatgttatttttttattttgtagtaaaTCCAGCTGTTAGTTGATACTAGTTTTAGACAGAAATAGCTGAACTTTTGTGAGTCTGTCATTGtactttacatgttttttttatcaaggaATGGATATTGGCAGATGTGTAATATCAGATGCAACCCTGGCCAGAGCTTTTTTACCCCCGGGCCCCCTTGTCCCTTTGTGAGATGAGCAAATTAAGGCTCAGATTAAACTGCTTGTAACGGTCTTGCCAAAATAAGATGTTTACATCATGCCGGTACTGCTCTAGTCTGCTGCACACAGGGTGTGAAGCTGTTAATTCAGACTcaagcattattattatttttttccattgcaTCATCTCATGTGCAGCTCTTGTGGCCAAGTTTGCAAACATCACTAATTTTCATCCCTCtcattcctctgtctctctcctccctcccctttattctccctctgtctcactctggTTAGGTTCACATGGGCACACACATGTGGAACAGCGCTCCTGCCAGACGAGGCCGCAGGCTCTCTGTGGATGGGCCAATGGCCTTCCTGGGTACCAACCCAGTTAAGTTTCCAGAGATCTTCCAGAAGGACATGGTATCAAGGGCAAGCCACGGGGACCCGGCCAGTTTCTGGAACCAGTACGCTGCAGCCTTCTCCAACGGCCTTGCgatgaagacaaatgaaatcTCTGTCATCCAGAATGGAGGCATCCCACCGATGTCAGGTGGATTGGGAAATGGGGGTAGCTCTCCCATCGGCGGCCTGACAGGCAGCCTAGACAAGCTACACAGCATGGAGCCCAACGCTGCTCTCGCTGGTCTTGAGAAAATGGCCAACACAGAGAACGGGGCCCACTTCCGTTTCACACGGTTCATGGAGGACAATAAAGAAATCGTCACCAGTTAGAGTGTTTGTCCTGAgccgcacacagacacatgaagatGCCTGAGGgcatactgtacacacatgtagacacacagagaagaagaaaagaaagagaacaagacAGGGACAGAATCAACCGAACTGCTTCGCTGACCATTGAATCTTTACGAACACAAGTGTGAAGACAAGTTGCTTTTTTGTACAATGTACATGTTATAGTTTTAAGGAGCTTATTTATTAGTGATTATAACCTTGCTTGAAACCAAGTGGCAGCATTAACAGttaggtttttgtttgttttaaagacaGAATGGGTATGTATGGGGGATTAAAAATGTGCTTTTGAAACTTAGAATATCTGGGTAGATATCCTTCCCTTGGCATTaagttattttctgtctgtAGTAGCTATAACCGAACTGTTGATGTTCATGTGATGCATTAGCCCTGTAATAAGCAAACAGTTTTGCTGTAAATAATGTACACTGATCTTCTGTAGATGGTCTAAcatctgtgtgttcatgctCCCCCGCCcttcatcaaaacaaaacaatgaaaatcaGGCAAGGGACTAAATTATGCTGTAGTTCCTTTCTTTCCAAATCTTATttacttgtattttatttaaggAAGACAAAACATTGAAGTTTGCTATGTTTCAAGGGTTTCTTTAGTGttaacttgttttgttgttactgtttctgtgtattgtactttctacttttttttgtttacttccaTATTTTTCCCTCgatctcttctctttttttcgtGGCTCGTATTTTGGTGTTGTTGAAAAGCAAGACAGTTGCTAAAAGGGGAACATTCGGCCTGGCCTATTTCCTGGTTTTTTGGAGCTGAGACAGCCAATCAAATGAGCAGGATTctcctttagttttttttttttcttagctGGATTTCCACATTGCTGCTAAGTCCCAGCATCCTCAATGACATCAAGTGCAAAGTTATTGTGTCGAAGCTTCTGGTAAATCCATTCAGATGTGGAAATGCAAACTCCCTCGCaagaaaaatgtacatataACTCACGCAAGAGAAGTCCATCAAGGCCTGGGGACAAAATGAtagtgtttttataaatataaatatatattgggTTTGAAAACCTTCGGACTGTTACATGCACTTTCTTGGAAAGTTGGAAGATCTTTATGGGTCCAGTTTCTCTACACTTTAATACCTACTAACAACTAAGATACTGTAATTCTTTACTCTAATAATCAAATACATCAGTTTTCCAAAAGAGTCatggttgtgtctgtgtgcttttattcccagttttttttgtcttatcattgaaatatatgtaaatatatattttcactcATCAagcattttaaagaaaaatgaaagtgaaataaagtttttcctGGTGAATGACTCGTGCTGATGGCCGCTGTGCAGCTCTGTGAGCACCgacactcagcagcagcagagacggaGGATTCAGCCTCCGACAGTTTGAGCTGCTCCTTCATTTCAAATCTTCGCACTTTTAACCGCATAATCTCCCTGAAATCACCGGTTAATCGCTGATCATGTGAATCAGGTTGATTTAAGGCGGAGAGGAGAAGCGTCCCTCTTCTCATCATCCGTACGCGTTTAATagattagaataaaaaaagactccACGgggaaaataatacaaataatattttcgTATGCTGACACAATTCGGTGTGATGGCACTGGTGTGTGATCGGTGTTTTCTGAGTAATTACTTTTCTTGAAGAAAGCGACGATCTAGTTAACGTCTCCACAAAGCTCTAAAAGAAGTTGTCACAACGATCACACGCTTACAGCGGATCAAACCTTTGAAGGCATCCGcttcttatattttattcaaactgaAGAAATCTCTTCTTTTGTATTTCAACAGCTGCATTTCATTTAACACATCGTTGCACATCCTGCAACACAGGATCTGTTCATGTCTGCCCggccgctctcctcctcctcctcctcctcctcctctccctcctctccccctcttcctccttctcctcctcctcctcctcctccttcgcaTGCAGCCGAATTGACCAATATTTACGTTTTATATTTCAAGACATCGGAGCTAAATGATCTTTCCCCACAgagcctgttttctttttaacactcactcgctctgctgctgctgctttgtgctgCGCATCGGCTTCTCCCTCACACATTCCTGCAGAGGACTAAAATACAACTGCTGCACGCATAcacattattattgttcttattattaacgttttaattaattgaatatttatgtatttatcaaatattaattaaaatatttaaacgTTCATATTTATGCAGTTATGCTATGGGTGCTACAATAtgtattattgctattattattgttattaataacaataataataaaactcttTAATTCGTTAGAATATAAACaggtttattaaatattaattccaTATTTTAAATGTGCCTATTTATGCAGTTTTCAAAATTGTGGATACTATAatttatatcttttattaatatttaatattagtTTACATgtcttaagaaaataaaatacacaatacatattaataattatatcacagttatagaaaataatacatttaattaatagtatttttgtgtattttcttgtaCTATACATATTACtatatattactatatatatataatattactaAGTAACACATTATTTTCTTGAATTATTTCTCCTCGTATATAGatcaattaataaaaaaaacatacatacatacatacatacatacatacatatacgtgggtgtgtgtgtgtatatatatacaggagTGTAAATACAAGCTTTATCTTTGTGTGAGTGGTACCAGCACTAAGCATCATTGGTGTGGGCTCTTCCCAGTCGGCTCCTCGCTCCAGTATCGATTGAGCTGTGCAGTATTACAGAAACACTCGAATCTCAGGTGGCAGGAATGTGTACAATTGATCTCTTCCACTGTGGCTCCCAGCAGTGGCTTTTCGCTCCACAACACAGAACACCACAGGAAGAGCTGGGGCGAACACGCTGAAACACAATCGCCACAGACCAAGAGGGGCTGTCCCCAGTCTGTCCTGCTCGCTGTCACAATTTATTGTAACACTGCGAGTCTCATCCATGGCCCTGAGAGTGTTTTCTCAGGGTACAGAGATTCTACACACTACCCATTATTACACTCATAGGCAAGATGCACATagggctacacacacacacacacacacacacacatagttcacTACTTTACGCACTTGCATATTTGGATTCACTCTTGAATTTTTATTGAATGTGTTCAAGTTATTTTGACTCTTGTCTGGGTTAAATGGCTTCACTGGCTCTTGCTGCAGCGTCTGGGTAGGATTGGAATCATCAGCAAAGAAACATTATGCTCTTTAGCTGTAAGCCACTCCTGTCCACTTACTGTACACTTGAAGGTTCATTACAGGCCTGGCCTTTAGTGAGGGCTGTATGCACAGCTGCCACACTGCAAAAATAAGACcatttgtttccagtgtgaGCTCACGTGTGGTGGGAATTATTTTCTTGCACAATATTAGTTATATCAGAACTTGAGGGGATGAGCTTCTTTCTGCTTTGCTATTtgtcaaaatattttattatttatgtatttttaaattatagTGCATGTCATGTAAGGAGAAATGAGGATAGAAAaacaatttgtaaaataaaaaagctgacaaacagtttgtgtgtgtgtgtgtgtgtgtgtgtgtgtgtgagtgtggaagtagaaataaaacacacatctccttagctctgcagcagcatcagcctTAGCTCAAATCAGGagtaaaatctgtttattttctatttcttccCTCTGCAGTTCTTCAATGTGCAGGTCAAGTTGAGACGAAGCTGGGCTGCACGGAGGCGATCTTGGGAAGTCGGCGCCCCCTCCCACATGCTCGCCGTTGTGCTGTCAGCCCTCCTGAGTCGATACAAACTGTAGCCTGCGGGCCTGCCCTGGACTCCCCACTGAGGCTCCGGCCCACCGCTGGGAGATCAAAAGACCCGCCGAGAACAATGGTGAGCCTCATTTATGGCGGCCGGAGCTCACTCTCCCTGAAAGCCCCTCCACACCTGCCCACACTGTCAGTCATGCTCAGGTGATGGATGCGCTCAGAGGCCTCCTCTCTGTGGGAACATACCTCTTTGGTGCTTGCACATATTTTTATGGAAAAAAACACGTAGAAAACATGTCCAAGTGTTGTCTCCTCTTAACGTGTCCAATGAAACACAGATTTTGCTTCTCATTCtttagtgtgtttttatctgtgaaaCGTTAACCGGCTTGTGCTGCCTTTAATTTCCTCTAATATGCCTTGAAATCGCAGTTTATTGAACAGAAAAGTgattattggttttattttatgtttccgTAAGCTTTGCTGTAATTTGCGTCGTCACTCTCCTCCAGCCATTTCATGCTGGTTTTATCTTCCTGTGGTTCTCCTTGTGCTTCCTGTGGAAAATGGAGCCTGTCTGCAGCGTGTACACAGCTGGATGGAAGACAAGACCTCCAGATTGTAAGTACAAACATGGAAGTAGGATTTTTACGGCCTGTACACTCTCACAGTTATCACACACCAGTAATCAAAGTCTTCTAGGAAATATCCATCCAGCCCAAAAAACCTGATACTTCTTTTTTGACCTCACTTTGCTCCTGTTTGTTCTCCGTTTAAGTTATGCTTTGGTCTTATGAGGGTTTGGAGATAGTCTTTGCATGGTTTATTTTTATGGAGCAGCAATCTGGAGACTGTCCAAATGTCAAGGTCATTTATCTTGCAGTTCATCCGCTCTTTGCCTTTTGTGTGGTGAGAAAGAGAGGCACAGGCCCATATTGCGTTTCATGACCTATTGTGTCAAAGGAGTACCCAGACAAACAGGTGGGAGCCCTAATGCGAGCTCCTGGTGGAGCAGACTCACCAAACTCTTAAATAAGGCACTCATGCTTGCAGAGCGGCCACAGTGCTCTGTTTCCCTCATCGAAGGATGGGAACCTTCAGGGATGCTAATGAACATACAGTGAGGGTTTGTCTCACGCACAGTGCTCCCGCTATCAGCGTCCCCCAGTTTATCATCACCACTGAAATTGCAGGGCCGTTTCACTGGGCTTTTACTACAGGGGAGACATTTAGCCCATTGTGATGCTAATTCTTTAAAATTTGATGTCTGGGGTGTGTTCTTTCAGGTCAGAGTAGGTTTATGAGACTGGCTCTTTTGACGGGAGTACAAGCACCTTTTTTGTTAtcgcaggaaaaaaaacctgtagTCACGGGTTGTCCTCAGTGCCCCTTAAggcaaatttaatttaatgtgcaTTTCCATTTTAAGATGAATCAcatgtttccttgttttgtACAGTAGAATGGAGACATATCGTCtttcttttggttttaaagAACAGCTTTGAGATTAAGTAGGCTGATTGTAGCCCTTTCACCATCAGAATTACGGTTGGTAACCTTAGCCAGGCCTGTCTGCTTGGGggcttaaacacacacagagttgggGACACTCTCTGTTAATGTCATCTCACAGATACTGTTTCCTCATCACAGTCTTACCTCCAGTCCCACAACCTCTGACACTTATTCGTATTCTTTCTCACAGTGTCAAAGCATGCTAGTGAGATGGAAAGATATTCCGCTGCGATGGCTGCGGACAAAGATATTGATATTGGGCATCAAGATGGGATGTCAGAGTGACTCTGAAGAAGCCCTTCAGCCCCttgtcaggtgtgtgtgattCCATAGGTGCTCCGCAGAGATGTGTCTTGAGTTTattgaatttgtcatttttggCCTGGGAGTGAAAAGGGCACCTGTGTGCTGCCGTAAGCCCCCACGCCAGGACCGCCACTCGCATCACGCAATGACAGATGATGTGCAGGGACAACCCTGAAGctctagatttttttttttggtgaaagCAGTCCTTCAGCTTGTGCGTACATTATTCATCAGGCATCATGGAAACGGCTGAAAAGGAAATTTACTTTGTCAATTTTCacataaaaagcacaaaaaagtTACCCAGGGTTACGGCAAGAAGAACGTAGCTATTTAAGAGGCAGGTTCTGTGCTCTGTCAGACTCAAATTGAAGACTGTTGTAGCTGTGGATACTGGCCACCCACATCAGTGATAGATCAAAGCAATGGCCTGCTACAGAAGCTGAATATTCAGTGACGTTATTGGAGTGCGATAGCTTCTCCTACCCAGTCACCGACTGTGGGAAAATAAAGACGGGCTGATAGAGATTTTGCTCCGTCCTACTGTCTTCATGGGATTTCGCGCTGCTGTACAGTGTACGGTATCTGACGGGTCAGGATCACAGATCTGCCACCCACTCCTTTAAAGACTCCTCGCTCCTTTGGTCAAGGTTGGTTTTCTCATAGGACGTCATGTTGCACAGGCGAGAGGAAAACGGTTCCCTCAGTGAAACCTGCAATCAAATGCAAGATAAGCAATGCATTAGGTCATGGCAATTCCCACAATGTGCTGTTTGATATGGagatgtgtgtgcacgtgtgtgtgtataactcAATTGCACCACCAGACTTACATGTCTGACTCCCACAGCGCTTAGACTGCATCACATTAGAGCATCTACTAAATGGCTTATGTTATGA contains these protein-coding regions:
- the sall1a gene encoding sal-like protein 1a isoform X1; the encoded protein is MSRRKQAKPQHFQSDPHQPLSEHNGDTELCSEDPPCKESDAHVCSRCCAEFFELSDLEEHQKNCTKNQLVLIVNENPASPTGTFSPGSPHHNPDDQMNGTVNNTDETECSDLLERNHLEREESMDVDISGMSSGHEEEGSHTESGSPINTVSNGGRATSGPAVGTSAISAPLPQLSNLTELGNFSMINSNVIIENLQSTKVAVAQFSQEARSTVGPRVAVPALMEQLLGLQQQQIHQLQLIEQIRHQILLLASQSPEMQVPPTSAPGTMGPAASPLTTLSSHLSQQLAAAAGLAQNLASQSASISSLKQLAAAAQLPQPNPSTSETSQSISTLGPSTINAQSSDKRPSHMSSLHSQLSNSSLVKSSKPAFGIGSLLSSAVNPLLPQPPPGNPMFSSSLPSVGSTVEDLNSLAALAQQRKGKPPNVTSFEHKSSSEESFFKHKCRFCGKVFGSDSALQIHLRSHTGERPYKCNICGNRFSTRGNLKVHFQRHKEKYPHIQMNPYPVPEHLDNIPTSTGIPYGMSMPPEKPVTSWLDSKPVLPTLTSSVGMLLPPTMPSLPHFIKKEDHSIAITSPSVTAKRDSGSAEPSAKSNDGVSEEGEGATLPTSNEKTEEGSHSSCFMTNLSSASESTAEYTTSNSPPMMTNPLMPLMSDQFKAKFPFGGILEPLHGSETSKLQQLVENIDRKVTDPNECVICHRVLSCQSALKMHYRTHTGERPFKCKVCGRAFTTKGNLKTHYSVHRAMPPLRVQHSCPICQKKFTNAVVLQQHIRMHMGGHIPNTPLPESYPESMVSDTGSFEERNFDDLDNFSDDNMEGLEEGPDSSVPDTPRSADAYHDSLCNSPAPPEMFGQEGEARNGNAHSNETEELHASHMKVMANGLVEGDCLTNDSSSLGGDVESQSVGSPAVSESTSSMQAPSPTNMQPQPRKSPSLEERQQRVLSFEHTSANFLHSHPSNIGALDLTSVNPSKDPMGMLFPFRERSIIKNTSCDICGKTFACQSALDIHYRSHTKERPFICTACNRGFSTKGNLKQHMLTHQMRDLPSQLFEPSNTSLSCSPTPSLLSVVSINKPEINGFLHCLHPDKDMPPGLVTSSASSSPVLSGAPPRRTPKQHFCNTCGKCFSSSSALQIHERTHTGEKPFACSICGRAFTTKGNLKVHMGTHMWNSAPARRGRRLSVDGPMAFLGTNPVKFPEIFQKDMVSRASHGDPASFWNQYAAAFSNGLAMKTNEISVIQNGGIPPMSGGLGNGGSSPIGGLTGSLDKLHSMEPNAALAGLEKMANTENGAHFRFTRFMEDNKEIVTS
- the sall1a gene encoding sal-like protein 1a isoform X2, coding for MRHWCILSSLANDWEDDASQGSSGDTELCSEDPPCKESDAHVCSRCCAEFFELSDLEEHQKNCTKNQLVLIVNENPASPTGTFSPGSPHHNPDDQMNGTVNNTDETECSDLLERNHLEREESMDVDISGMSSGHEEEGSHTESGSPINTVSNGGRATSGPAVGTSAISAPLPQLSNLTELGNFSMINSNVIIENLQSTKVAVAQFSQEARSTVGPRVAVPALMEQLLGLQQQQIHQLQLIEQIRHQILLLASQSPEMQVPPTSAPGTMGPAASPLTTLSSHLSQQLAAAAGLAQNLASQSASISSLKQLAAAAQLPQPNPSTSETSQSISTLGPSTINAQSSDKRPSHMSSLHSQLSNSSLVKSSKPAFGIGSLLSSAVNPLLPQPPPGNPMFSSSLPSVGSTVEDLNSLAALAQQRKGKPPNVTSFEHKSSSEESFFKHKCRFCGKVFGSDSALQIHLRSHTGERPYKCNICGNRFSTRGNLKVHFQRHKEKYPHIQMNPYPVPEHLDNIPTSTGIPYGMSMPPEKPVTSWLDSKPVLPTLTSSVGMLLPPTMPSLPHFIKKEDHSIAITSPSVTAKRDSGSAEPSAKSNDGVSEEGEGATLPTSNEKTEEGSHSSCFMTNLSSASESTAEYTTSNSPPMMTNPLMPLMSDQFKAKFPFGGILEPLHGSETSKLQQLVENIDRKVTDPNECVICHRVLSCQSALKMHYRTHTGERPFKCKVCGRAFTTKGNLKTHYSVHRAMPPLRVQHSCPICQKKFTNAVVLQQHIRMHMGGHIPNTPLPESYPESMVSDTGSFEERNFDDLDNFSDDNMEGLEEGPDSSVPDTPRSADAYHDSLCNSPAPPEMFGQEGEARNGNAHSNETEELHASHMKVMANGLVEGDCLTNDSSSLGGDVESQSVGSPAVSESTSSMQAPSPTNMQPQPRKSPSLEERQQRVLSFEHTSANFLHSHPSNIGALDLTSVNPSKDPMGMLFPFRERSIIKNTSCDICGKTFACQSALDIHYRSHTKERPFICTACNRGFSTKGNLKQHMLTHQMRDLPSQLFEPSNTSLSCSPTPSLLSVVSINKPEINGFLHCLHPDKDMPPGLVTSSASSSPVLSGAPPRRTPKQHFCNTCGKCFSSSSALQIHERTHTGEKPFACSICGRAFTTKGNLKVHMGTHMWNSAPARRGRRLSVDGPMAFLGTNPVKFPEIFQKDMVSRASHGDPASFWNQYAAAFSNGLAMKTNEISVIQNGGIPPMSGGLGNGGSSPIGGLTGSLDKLHSMEPNAALAGLEKMANTENGAHFRFTRFMEDNKEIVTS
- the sall1a gene encoding sal-like protein 1a isoform X3 is translated as MNGTVNNTDETECSDLLERNHLEREESMDVDISGMSSGHEEEGSHTESGSPINTVSNGGRATSGPAVGTSAISAPLPQLSNLTELGNFSMINSNVIIENLQSTKVAVAQFSQEARSTVGPRVAVPALMEQLLGLQQQQIHQLQLIEQIRHQILLLASQSPEMQVPPTSAPGTMGPAASPLTTLSSHLSQQLAAAAGLAQNLASQSASISSLKQLAAAAQLPQPNPSTSETSQSISTLGPSTINAQSSDKRPSHMSSLHSQLSNSSLVKSSKPAFGIGSLLSSAVNPLLPQPPPGNPMFSSSLPSVGSTVEDLNSLAALAQQRKGKPPNVTSFEHKSSSEESFFKHKCRFCGKVFGSDSALQIHLRSHTGERPYKCNICGNRFSTRGNLKVHFQRHKEKYPHIQMNPYPVPEHLDNIPTSTGIPYGMSMPPEKPVTSWLDSKPVLPTLTSSVGMLLPPTMPSLPHFIKKEDHSIAITSPSVTAKRDSGSAEPSAKSNDGVSEEGEGATLPTSNEKTEEGSHSSCFMTNLSSASESTAEYTTSNSPPMMTNPLMPLMSDQFKAKFPFGGILEPLHGSETSKLQQLVENIDRKVTDPNECVICHRVLSCQSALKMHYRTHTGERPFKCKVCGRAFTTKGNLKTHYSVHRAMPPLRVQHSCPICQKKFTNAVVLQQHIRMHMGGHIPNTPLPESYPESMVSDTGSFEERNFDDLDNFSDDNMEGLEEGPDSSVPDTPRSADAYHDSLCNSPAPPEMFGQEGEARNGNAHSNETEELHASHMKVMANGLVEGDCLTNDSSSLGGDVESQSVGSPAVSESTSSMQAPSPTNMQPQPRKSPSLEERQQRVLSFEHTSANFLHSHPSNIGALDLTSVNPSKDPMGMLFPFRERSIIKNTSCDICGKTFACQSALDIHYRSHTKERPFICTACNRGFSTKGNLKQHMLTHQMRDLPSQLFEPSNTSLSCSPTPSLLSVVSINKPEINGFLHCLHPDKDMPPGLVTSSASSSPVLSGAPPRRTPKQHFCNTCGKCFSSSSALQIHERTHTGEKPFACSICGRAFTTKGNLKVHMGTHMWNSAPARRGRRLSVDGPMAFLGTNPVKFPEIFQKDMVSRASHGDPASFWNQYAAAFSNGLAMKTNEISVIQNGGIPPMSGGLGNGGSSPIGGLTGSLDKLHSMEPNAALAGLEKMANTENGAHFRFTRFMEDNKEIVTS